In Rhodamnia argentea isolate NSW1041297 chromosome 1, ASM2092103v1, whole genome shotgun sequence, the genomic window CGGCAAGTCTCATCCTATCTGAAGGGCTTCGTTGCTCATCGGGAGTCGGAAGACATACATGAAGGCTTTCATTTGATCTTTTGATGTTTGATGACTCGGAATTAGGAAAAAATGAGAACATAAATTGAGAATGTCCTTACCATATGCTCCCCACAAATCCAGGAAAAGGTGAGAAGAAATgtggggagaattaccaaaaatatcataaatatattgtctATGTGCGAAATTGCGGACGTGGACACTGGCTGTCTTACGTAAAGAatcgacgtggataattttttaaaatttttttattgaattttatctttccttttttttccttttttttttttcactgtggCTGTTGAAGTCACTGGAGCTCGCCGGCAATTGAACAAGGGTTATGAATCCCTCGCTCGCCTGCCATGAGTGAACCTTATATTTCCATTCAACTTAGAGAGGGACTTATTTTTGTACGTTTATATCACTATGGCCATGGTTTAGCATTTCTCTCAAACTTATATTCCAGTGTACTTTTCAATTACAGTTTATCAAATAGTACTTGCATTTCACCAAATGCCTTTCACCAAATCCCTTTATGCCAAAGgcatttgtattttctcaaaggCTTTCTccaaaagccaaaccaaacGGGCCTATCATCGTATCAAAAAGAGCATTACGAACCAAAATAGAacgttttctaattttttttttcaagcctTAAGTCAAAGGGtttgattaatttcatttccctatttttcattttcatatattcttgGGTTTTAATTTTATCGGAAAATTCTACAgtaaaatcaaattttcctttttcaattgaatccgaTTCAAACAAGTCAGATTATCTATCTACTTATTTTGACCGATATTCGACTTAATTCGGTGCTAGGTACAATAATATGGAAACATGATCTAAATTCAGCGAACAATTGGAATTGGATCTACCAATTTATTTTGCTTCGATTTTAAGAAATGTTCATCGTTAGGTTTTCTAGTGTAGAAtttgttttttcactttttcttcgagaaagattttaaataagagttcgAAGCGCCAtcgttttatcaaataagggcataaagtgtTTCTTATTCCAATTAAGAGTCGAAAGTGTCCatgattattttaaataaaggcctgacCTTGATGGCCGACCTACTAAATATTTCAACCGATCAAGGGCCTTTtcgttaaaataaaaaatatgggcGAAAGACTTGTGGTTGTTGCCCCACCACTAGTGGGGTCGTTGGCGCCTtggtgagggccggcgacccaACTAACTAGAGATgagggccggtgagggtcgccggcctcGCCCGGAGTTCGGGGAGGGTCGTGGGTTGACTTGGTCATTCTCGGGGCTGTTCTCCCTCACGGCGTCCTCGTCCTCGTAAAGTCGGTGTCCTCATAATTGTTGTGGCTGTGTGCGCGAGAGGAAGGACGGATGTAGAGAAGCGGCCGAAATTGCTCAAAGTTGTAGATGACCTCGACAGTTGATTACGAACCCTTCGAATCCGAACTTCCTCTTCGACATGGTTGGACTCCGAGTTCCAAAGCGGCAGAGAAGAAGCacgaaaaaaaaaccctaaatcgacATGCAATTGAGAAGGTTGGGGACGAAACAGAAGCGGGGAGCTCGAGAATGTGTTGCTGTGTGTGATCGATGGCTAGCGACCCTCTCCCGGctccggcgagggtcaccggcctcCCGcctgtggttttttttttttttttgaaaaatagaaaaagaaaaagaaataaaagaaaaaatgtaaatataagTGACGAGAATTCTCCTATGGGCCCTtattgaaaataatgtctacttcatgtccttatttgaaataatgagaatatttcagatttttatttgaaataataataacctcaaatttttatttgagaaaatgagaaaattcgagcctttatttgaaaattttcttttttctattttcaaataaaaaagaataaattctACACTAAATTTTCTCGTTCGCGAGAGCGCTCAATCAGAAGCAGCTGAGAGTCCCTCCAAAAGAACATCCGCCCCAGATCAAATCCTACCCGTTCACTTCCTTGACCTCGACAAATCTCGACCGCCCAAATCGAACACTGCCCGATTTCCATTATATTCCCTCACTCACTCAACAAaaccctctctcttcttcctcgctccctccctccctccctctcttctctctctctctctctctacaaaccTCAGTCGGCCTCCTTCCCAATCCTGGTGAAATCCCATTTGCCTAAAACCCTAGAAAGCCAATCGCTTGCtctgagagatagagagaaagagagagggggagagagagagagttgatttTGTTGCTCTGTAGTAGGATAGTCGCGAAGGCCTTGATGGATTCGGATCAGGGAAAGCTGTTCATCGGGGGGATTTCGTGGGAGACCAACGAGGATAGGCTCAAGGAGTACTTCGGCCAGTACGGCGACGTCATGCAGGCCGTCGTCATGAGGGACAAGGTCACCGGCCGGCCTCGCGGGTTCGGGTTCGTGGTCTTCGCGGATCCGGCGATACTCGATAGGGTTTTGCAGGATAAGCACACCATCGACGGAAGGACGGTaagaagggaaagagagagatagagagattgtgcgtttgtgtgtgtgtgtatgttcCTGTTTTGGCTTTTCTTTGGGCTTAGATTTGTGTTCTCCGTGGTGGTTGATTAGGGTTTTCTGGGATGACTGCTTTTCCTCTTTGATTGTTAAGGTGCTTTTGCCAGTTGAGTCgatttccttccctttttttattccctATTAGCTTGGTAGCTATGTTTAGAGCAATCGCTGGTCGCTCGTTCTTTCAGAAAATGTTATGGGATTTTATTGGTTGGTTTCAGGTGTTTAGCTCATATTTGGTGTCAGTATTTTTGAATCAGTATGCTTAAAGAAATGCCGTGTATTGATGGCAAAGCATAACTGGGTGCTTGCCAGCTTCAATTACGGCTGTCACTGTTTCAGGTTCATTTCCTTAGCTTCTTTGCCGTAGAATAGAGAGATTACCGGAAGTGAAGGAACATGATATCCAAATGAAGTACGAGTTTTCCCTCTATCCCTAGCTTCCATTCATTCTGTGTCACTCTTGTGGTTGTAGCGACATGGTGTTTCTGAAGCGCCTAATTTTTCATCGTGTGGGAAATCTTCTTTTACAAAATTGGCAGTGGCAAAGATTTCaagatttatttttattcacatGATTTTTGGATGCCCCATGTCTTCATCTTGTCTCCCATGTAATATtctcacctttgcacctttaaGCGTGTTGTTAAAGTTGGTTGCATAATCAAATAGATATCATGCTCAGTTGGAAGGTCCTCTTGTTGGAGACCTTCTTTAGCCAATTGCAGCTTTTAAATGCTATTGTGtccacttttttctctttattcatTGATTTCAAAGTTCACGCTATTCTATTTAggtggaatttttcttttcatgtactATTTGTATTCATAATAGCTGTAGTACATGCGTGGGAGACTAGATATAGCTTCCCTTGCTACTAAGTTTTGCACAATGAGCTAGTTCTATGGCTATTATCAACTGGGAGAATAAGTACGTAACATTGAAGAGAAGATTCCATCTAAATAGCTTCTCATGAGTTCTGACCAATGATAAAATGATGGATGGTGAACTTGTAGAATAATTGGTTGGTGGCATTGCTATGTTTAGCTGTCAACATGCCCCACTACTTGATGGATCCAAATTCCGTCATATGGCCCCATGATGACTTGAAAGAATTCTCAACCTGAAACCACGCTGATGAACTAGCTTCAATATTTCATATTAGTTTTCAGAGTTATAAAGTATCTCTATGCTTTATTTTTgttgctatttttctttttagtcttTGGTGATTTATTTAGAATGGAATGTCAGGCCGTACTTTTTATGAGTTCATCTAATTATTACATGCTCTTTTGATATTTGCTGGAATAGAACTATTGGCTTGCTcttgcactctctctctttctcatgcGGTCGATTTGTAGGTTGAGGCTAAGAGGGCTTTGTCAAGAGAGGAGCAGCAAACTAATGCAAGATCTGGAAACCAAAATCCTGATAGAGGCAGTGGAGCTGGTGGAAATATAAGAACAAAGAAGATCTTTGTGGGAGGTTTGCCTCCTACTTTGACTGACGAGGGCTTTCGTCAGTATTTTGAGGCTTATGGTCATGTAAATGATGTAGTAATCATGTATGATCAGAATACTCAACGACCCCGAGGTTTTGGGTTTATATCTTTTGACACAGAAGAGGCTGTAGATAGGGTTTTGCACAAGACATTCCATGATTTGGGTGGGAAGCAAGTGGAAGTTAAGCGGGCACTTCCAAAAGATGCTAATCCTAGTGGAGGTGGCCGTAGTAtgggtggtggaggtggtggtggttaCCAAGGTTATGGTGGTTCTAGTGGTAATTCAGGCACTGCATATGATGGTCGGATGGATTCGAATAGGTATATTCAGCCACAGAATGCTGGAGGTAGTTTCCCGCCATATGGTTCTTCTGGATACAGCGCACCTGGCTACGGCTATGGTCCTGCCAGTAACGGCATGGGTTATGGCGGCTATGGAAGTTATGCTGGAAGCACTGGATATGGTGGTCCTGCTGGTGCAGCTTATGGTAGCATGCCCACTTCTGGTTACGGAGGTGGTCCACAGGGTGGGCCTAGAAGCTCATGGGGCTCTCAACCTCCCACAGGATATGGAGCTATGGGGTATGGTGGTGCTGCTCCATGGGGTGCTGCAGGGGCTGGTGGTGGTTCAACTGGCGGTGGTCCTGGTTCAGCACCTGCTGGTCATTCCCCTAGTGGTGGAGCAGGATATGGCAATCAAGGTTATGGGTATGGTGGTTATGGTGGAAGTGATGTATCTTATGGAAATCAGGGTGGGTATGGTGCTGTTGGAGGGCGCTCTGGAAGTACTCCAAACAGTGGTTCTGGTGGAGAAATGCAGCCAAGCGCTGGTAGCTACATGGGAAGTGGTTATGGTGATGCAGCTTATGGAAATGCAGGATGGAGATCGGACCCATCACAAACTTCTGGAAATTATGGTTCTCAGTCAAATGGTCCTCATGGTGGGCAGGCTGCTTATGGTGGTGGTTATGGTGGTGGACAGACCCGCCAAGCTCAGCAGCAATGATTTGTTGTTGACCCCAGTTCCGAGTGCATCCTTATGAAGCAGTGCTCAGTTGGATGTCAATACTTTGGGACTGGTTGGATTGCTTAAATCCCTGTTTCAGTATCTGTTTTGGTAGCCAGTAATAAGTAGTACATTTCAAGGCATACTAGATGCCCTCTTATTAAGTATTTTCCTGAGTGTAGCTTTTAAATTGGCGTGCTTATATTTGTCTACTTGATGATCTCGGATCTATTTATCATCTAGTGTTTGAGCTATAGTGTTGTTAATGCTGCTATATTTAAGCTTGTGATCTTCAAGTCTTAATTTTCATCCTGTTGTTAGCTGTATCCGTCTCCTCTCCTCGTCTATCAAGAACCAAATGCTCTAGAGAAGGTTAGCTGCTATTTCTTGAATCGATATGACCAAGTAGGAATAGAACGGAGTAGTGCAGCTTAATGTTTTTGGAGCTGTGGGCCTCTTGAGTTGCAGATTGGGTAATGGGTAGCGGTAATGATAGTCGTAGTTGACACTTTGAAAATGGCATAATCATTTCCCCCCTGTATTTTCCCTTGTGTTATACAGGAGGAGATGCTCGGGTTTAAAGTGCACTCAAGTTTCTTCACATGGCCATGGGCATTGTTGTGGTTTTTGTTGTTAAAAGCTTGGGAAGGAACTTGGAGAATTGTTCTGTCAAAATTATGCATTAACTCGAGAGAGGCTGTTCCAATTCACGGGCTATGTCACTGTTGTCAGTGTTTGCAGATTCCTGGCATTTCAAGTCATGGATCTC contains:
- the LOC115743328 gene encoding heterogeneous nuclear ribonucleoprotein 1-like, producing the protein MDSDQGKLFIGGISWETNEDRLKEYFGQYGDVMQAVVMRDKVTGRPRGFGFVVFADPAILDRVLQDKHTIDGRTVEAKRALSREEQQTNARSGNQNPDRGSGAGGNIRTKKIFVGGLPPTLTDEGFRQYFEAYGHVNDVVIMYDQNTQRPRGFGFISFDTEEAVDRVLHKTFHDLGGKQVEVKRALPKDANPSGGGRSMGGGGGGGYQGYGGSSGNSGTAYDGRMDSNRYIQPQNAGGSFPPYGSSGYSAPGYGYGPASNGMGYGGYGSYAGSTGYGGPAGAAYGSMPTSGYGGGPQGGPRSSWGSQPPTGYGAMGYGGAAPWGAAGAGGGSTGGGPGSAPAGHSPSGGAGYGNQGYGYGGYGGSDVSYGNQGGYGAVGGRSGSTPNSGSGGEMQPSAGSYMGSGYGDAAYGNAGWRSDPSQTSGNYGSQSNGPHGGQAAYGGGYGGGQTRQAQQQ